The DNA sequence CCCATTATTCCGCGCAACTCGAAGATTCCGACCAAGGCCGGGCGCCAATACACTACGAGCATCGACGGGCAGGTGAACCTGAAAATCGGCGTGTACCAGGGCGAGCGCGACCTGGTGAGCCAGAACCGCAAGCTGGGCGAGTTCATCCTGACCGGTATCCCGGCCATGCCCGCCGGCCTGCCCAAGGTGGACGTGAACTTCCTGCTGAACGCCGACGGCATCCTGCAAGTGGAGGCCGTGGAGCTGCGCTCGAACACCCGCCAGCAGGTCGAAATCAAGCCCCAGTACGGCCTCACCGACGAGCAGGTGGAGCAGATGCTGATGGACTCGCTGCTGAACGCCAAGGACGACGTGGCCGCCCGCCTCCTCATAGAGGCCCGCACCGCCGCCGAGCAGCTGCTCTACCAAGTCGAGAACTTCACCCGCAAGAACCGCGTGCACCTCACCGAAGAGGAGCTGGCCACTACCGGGGCCCAGGTGGGGCGCGTGCGCGCTGCCCTGGCCGGCACCGAGCGCGACCCCATCCTCAAGAGCATGGACGAGCTCGACGAGCTGACGCGGCCCTACGCCGAGCGGGTGATGAACATCTCCATCCAGCAGGCCATGGCGGGCAAGAAGATCGGGTAGCAGCGCGGTTGGCAGGCGGTATGCTTTCTTGCGTCCCGCTGGCCGCGCCCGCGCACCGTTTTATTGCTTGCCGCACGATTCCTAACATGATTTCTCCACGTTTTCGCTCGCTGCTGTTGTGGCTGTTTTACGTCGCCTTGGCTAGTCTGCCGCTGTCCATCAACTGGTTTTCGCCCTGGGGCCACTTCGGGCTGCTGGTGGCCGTCGAGCCCCTGATGGTGCTGACCGTGGGCCTGGTGGGCCTGGGCGTGCTGGCCGGGTGGGTGGCCCGGCCCGGGCCCAGTTCCTTGCTCGACAAGCTGGTGGGGCTGCACTTAGGGGCCCTGCTGCTGGCCACGGCTTTTTCCAGCGATGCGCAGGTATCGGCCAAGTACGTGACCACGGTGCTGGTCTTCGTGGGCTTTGGCTACGGCGTGCCGCGGGTGCTGCGCCTGGGGCGCACCGAGTGGGGGCGGGCGGTGGTGGCGCTGGGCGCGGGCACTGGCGCGCTGGCGCTGTACGTACTGGCGCGCCACGTGCTGCTGGGCATCTCGTACCCGCTCTCGTACGCCATTGCGCAGCCATTTTTGCCGCACGGCCACACTAACCTGACGGTGCTGCTGGAGCCCTTGGTGCTGGGCCTGAACCTGGTGCTGCTATTCCACCCCCGGGCCCAGGGCCCCCGCGGCCGCCTGCTGGCCACGGGGGCGCTCACCGCCGTACTGATGGCGGTGGCGTTTTCCTACTCGCGGGCTTCCTACATCTCGCTGCTGGTGCAGGCGGTGCTGCTGCTGGTGCTGCTAGGCCGCCCGGCCGTGGCCCGGCTGTGGGGGCCCTGGGCGGTGGCCGGGGCCCTGGTGTTCGGTAGCTGGCAGGGCATTACGTGGCGGCTGGCCCCACCGGAGGCCGTGGTTACCGCCCCCTCGGGCGAGCGCCCCACCCTGCTGCACGAACTGGGGTCGGTGAGCGATTTCACGGCCACCAACGAGTCGAACGCCGAGCGCCTCAACCGCTGGAAGTACGGCCTGGTCCTGTACCGGCGCACGCCGCTGGTGGGCATCGGGCCCGGTACTTTTCCCGACCGCTACCTCGATTTCGCGCGCAGCATGCCCGCGCACGACCGGTACTACACCACCTTTCGGCGCATGAACGTGCACAACCTCTACCTCGGCTGGCTGATCGAGGCGGGGGCCCTGGGGCTGCTGACCGGCCTATTGGTGCTGGGCTACGCGGTGCTGGGCCAGCTACGCCGCATAGTGCACGGCGAGCGGTCGGCGCTGGCCGTTGGCCTGGCCTTGTACTTTGTTTTCTTTCTGTTGCATTCCTTTGTCCAGGATTTCTGGCAGGAGCCGCGAGTAATCGTGGTGTTCTGGCTGGCCCTGGCACTGCAACGCTACTACGCCCAAGCCGCCCGGGCCCCCGCCGAGAGCCCGCTGCTGGCGTAACGCGCCGCGCCTTCCCTGCTGCCGCGCCTTCCCCGTGCCTGGCCGGGGCCCTGGCGCCGCCCAGCAGCACAAGCGGGTATAAAACTCGTCTTGTACTTAATAAAAGGTTCTTAAAGGCGCAAGAATGAACGCAGCCATTGCCCGCCTCTGCCACCTGGCCCAGCAGCCCAGCCGCCGCATCGTAGGGCTGATGTCGGGCACCTCGCTCGACGGGCTCGACGTGGCGCTGTGCCGCCTCACGGGGCACGGCGCGGCCACGCAGCTGGCGCTGGAGCACTTTGCTACGGTGCCCTACACCGATGACGTGCGCCGACGCATTCGGCAGGTATTTGCCCGCGAGCAAGTTAGCCTCGAATACCTAACCTTGCTGAACCCCTGGCTGGGCCGCCTGCACGCTGGCATGGTGCTGGAGTGCCTGCGCGCCTGGCAGGTGGCCCCGGTCGACGTGGACCTCGTGGCCAGCCACGGCCAAACCGTGTACCATGCCCCGGCCCACCAGCACCAGCAGGCCGATTTCGCGGGCCAGAATGCCACATTGCAGCTTGGCGACGGCGACCACGTGGCCCAAGGCACGGGCATTATCACCGTCAGCGACTTCCGCCAGAAGCACCTGGCGGCCGGCGGCGAGGGGGCCCCGCTGGCCACCTACGGCGACTACCTGCTGCTGAGCAGCCCCGCCGAAGCGCGCCTGCTGCTGAACCTGGGCGGTATCGCCAACTTCACCTACCTGCCCCGCACCGGGGCCGACGCCCGCACCGCCTTCAGCACCGACACGGGCCCCGGCAACACCCTGCTCGACGCCACCATCCGGGCCCGCCGGCCGGGCTTGCACTACGACGCGGACGGCCGCCTGGCCCTGGCTGGCCGCGTGCACCCCGGCCTGCTAGGGGCCCTGCTCGACCATCCGTTTTTCGCCGCTGCGCTGCCCAAAACCACGGGCCCCGAACTGTTTGGCCCCGCCTACCTGGCCGCCGCACAGGCCCAAACCGGCACCGCCGCCCTGGGCCTCGAAGATCTGCTGGCCACGCTGGTGGAG is a window from the Hymenobacter nivis genome containing:
- a CDS encoding O-antigen ligase family protein translates to MISPRFRSLLLWLFYVALASLPLSINWFSPWGHFGLLVAVEPLMVLTVGLVGLGVLAGWVARPGPSSLLDKLVGLHLGALLLATAFSSDAQVSAKYVTTVLVFVGFGYGVPRVLRLGRTEWGRAVVALGAGTGALALYVLARHVLLGISYPLSYAIAQPFLPHGHTNLTVLLEPLVLGLNLVLLFHPRAQGPRGRLLATGALTAVLMAVAFSYSRASYISLLVQAVLLLVLLGRPAVARLWGPWAVAGALVFGSWQGITWRLAPPEAVVTAPSGERPTLLHELGSVSDFTATNESNAERLNRWKYGLVLYRRTPLVGIGPGTFPDRYLDFARSMPAHDRYYTTFRRMNVHNLYLGWLIEAGALGLLTGLLVLGYAVLGQLRRIVHGERSALAVGLALYFVFFLLHSFVQDFWQEPRVIVVFWLALALQRYYAQAARAPAESPLLA
- a CDS encoding anhydro-N-acetylmuramic acid kinase codes for the protein MNAAIARLCHLAQQPSRRIVGLMSGTSLDGLDVALCRLTGHGAATQLALEHFATVPYTDDVRRRIRQVFAREQVSLEYLTLLNPWLGRLHAGMVLECLRAWQVAPVDVDLVASHGQTVYHAPAHQHQQADFAGQNATLQLGDGDHVAQGTGIITVSDFRQKHLAAGGEGAPLATYGDYLLLSSPAEARLLLNLGGIANFTYLPRTGADARTAFSTDTGPGNTLLDATIRARRPGLHYDADGRLALAGRVHPGLLGALLDHPFFAAALPKTTGPELFGPAYLAAAQAQTGTAALGLEDLLATLVELSAAGVARAVRQVFGSARAPLPAVYTSGGGAHNPALLGALRRHLPGAAFASTAALGVPPDAKEAILFAVLANEAVAGQPVALGAGRQRVPAVTMGKISWPG